The sequence GTGATCACCGCCACGACCAGCGCCGAGCCGCTGTTCGACGGAAACGCGCTCTCCGAGGGGACGCTCGTCTGCGCGATGGGATCCAATTGGCTGAACAAAGCGGAGATCGACACGAACGTGGTTCGCCGAGCCGATAACATCGTCTGCGATAGCATCGCAGCCTGCCGCCACGAGGCGGGCGATTTCGTTGCCGCGATCGAGAAGGGGGTCTTCGATTGGTCGCGCGCCGTCGAGCTGGCGGACGTCGTGAGCGGCAATGCGGTCGGCCGCAGCAATCGCGACAGCGTCGCACTGTTTAAATCGGTCGGCCTGGCGATTGAAGACGTCGCGCTCGGGGGCAAGCTACTGGATCTGGCCCGAGCCAAAGGCCTCGGCCGCGAATTGCCGTTTTGAACGCGTAAAAGGCATCGGATGAAACGCAATTTTCGCGGATTGGGTAGGGCACGTTGTGCCTGCTGACTCGAGTTGGGCTTGATTTCCTTCCGGCGCGCACAGCGTGCCCTACAATCGCTAAAAATTGAGGGTCGTCATGAAAATGTTCATTGGCGGTGAATGGGTTGATAGGCCGGAGAAGATCGAGGTCCGCAATCCGTTTGACGGGCAAGTGATCGACACGGTTCCGAGGGGAACGCCAGCGGATGTTGCAGCCGCGGTGACCGGCGCTGTCGAAGGGGCGCGGATCATGCGGCGCATGCCGGGATACGAGCGCTATCGCATCCTGTCGAAGGTAGCGCGGCTCATCGCCGAACGTGGCGACAAACTCGCCCGAATCGTGAGTCAGGAAGAGGGAAAGATTCTCGGCGAGAGCACGGTTGAGGTGGCCCGCGCGGTCGAGACATTCGAGCTTTCCGCCGAAGAAGCCAAGCGGCTCGGCGGCGAGGTGCTCCCACTAGACGGGGCGAGCCACGGGGCGGGCAAATTCGGCTTTACGCTTCGCGTCCCGTGCGGCGTGGTGGCCTGCATCACGCCGTTTAACTTTCCATTCAACTTGCCCGCCCACAAGATCGGCCCCGCGCTGGCCGCCGGCAATTCGGTGGTCTTCAAGCCGGCCAGTGACACGCCGCTCTCGGGGCTCGCGCTGGTCGAAATCCTGCTGGAAGCAGGCGTGCCGCCGTTGGCGATCGCTTGCGTCACCGGTCCCGGCGGCGCGCTCGGCGATGCGCTTGCATCCGATCCGCGCGTTCGCAAGATCAGCTTCACGGGCAGCCGCGACGTGGGCGAGGAAATCACCCGCCGCGCCGGCCTGAAGCGGATCACGATGGAACTCGGCTCCAATAGCCCGGTGATCGTGATGGACGACGCCGACCTGACGAAGGCGGCCGATGCGATCGTGGCCACCGGCTATGCCAACGCCGGCCA comes from Pirellulales bacterium and encodes:
- a CDS encoding aldehyde dehydrogenase family protein, encoding MKMFIGGEWVDRPEKIEVRNPFDGQVIDTVPRGTPADVAAAVTGAVEGARIMRRMPGYERYRILSKVARLIAERGDKLARIVSQEEGKILGESTVEVARAVETFELSAEEAKRLGGEVLPLDGASHGAGKFGFTLRVPCGVVACITPFNFPFNLPAHKIGPALAAGNSVVFKPASDTPLSGLALVEILLEAGVPPLAIACVTGPGGALGDALASDPRVRKISFTGSRDVGEEITRRAGLKRITMELGSNSPVIVMDDADLTKAADAIVATGYANAGQVCISTQRVLAMPRVYRELVELLKPKVAGLRTGNPLDAQTKMGPMIRTSDAERVEKWIGEAVASGAKLVAGGGRKGALHEATLVADVDPAMRISCEELFGPAVAVTAANDIDQAIALANDTRYGLSAAIFTESIDRALRFAREVDSGNLHINWGPQWRADLMPYGGLKESGFGKEGPKYVIHEMTEMKTVVIHGLK